In Sphaeramia orbicularis chromosome 10, fSphaOr1.1, whole genome shotgun sequence, the following proteins share a genomic window:
- the trim105 gene encoding tripartite motif containing 105 isoform X1 — protein MAAASPEGSLREDLTCVICCDLFREPVMLACMHHFCKPCITRYWRGTLSPVTCPQCRKEFSTKQFQTNYLVAAVVEKVRASTSDTQNLEKKVKEALESHRRRKEDIINIIRRDKDKMDTIKRVTADLQTRVCGEFRALRQILDDEETSALEQLKREQDEELMKVQQHLEPVEQALSELEENIRALEQASAATEKTILTELPQLSRPYAPMDFAPEFDTNAFSIKYMAPLQYIIWRKMFKSLKPGPTPLTFDINTAHPSISLSADQTMAVEYDAGVKHKSNNNKRFLQCVNVLASQGFHLGKHYWEVELGSKPKWDLGVAAETVDRHARIKLSPENGYWTIRLRNGNQYSAGTQPPSMLRLVSSPQRVGVFLECEERRVSFYNADDMTLIYQFTNGPRGKVFPFFSPCISDGDQKPHPIKLLHHPPVPLSG, from the exons ATGGCTGCTGCGTCGCCTGAAGGCAGCTTACGGGAGGACCTGACGTGTGTCATATGTTGTGACCTGTTCCGAGAGCCTGTCATGTTGGCCTGCATGCACCACTTCTGCAAACCCTGCATCACAAGGTACTGGAGAGGGACTCTGAGCCCTGTGACCTGCCCACAGTGCCGCAAGGAATTCAGTACCAAGCAGTTTCAAACCAACTACCTTGTGGCTGCTGTGGTGGAGAAGGTCAGGGCCAGCACCTCCGACACTCAGAACCTAGAG AAAAAAGTAAAGGAGGCTTTGGAGAGTCACCGCCGGAGGAAGGAGGACATCATCAACATTATTcgcagagacaaagacaaaatgGATACCATAAAG AGAGTCACCGCAGATCTTCAGACTCGAGTCTGTGGGGAGTTCAGAGCTCTCCGTCAAATCTTGGATGATGAGGAGACCTCTGCACTGGAGCAGCTAAAGAGAGAACAGGATGAGGAATTGATGAAAGTCCAGCAGCACCTGGAGCCAGTTGAACAGGCCCTGAGTGAACTGGAGGAGAATATCAGGGCACTGGAACAGGCCAGCGCTGCCACAGAGAAAACCATACTGACTGAG CTCCCACAGCTAAG CAGACCATATGCACCGATGGATTTTGCCCCAGAGTTTGATACAAATGCTTTCAGCATCAAATACATGGCCCCGTTACAGTACATAATATGGAGAAAGATGTTCAAGTCTTTAAAACCAG GTCCCACGCCATTAACTTTTGATATCAACACAGCGCACCCAAGCATTAGCCTGTCTGCAGACCAAACCATGGCTGTCGAGTATGATGCAGGagtcaaacacaagtctaacAACAACAAGCGCTTCCTCCAGTGCGTCAATGTTCTGGCTTCCCAAGGCTTCCATTTGGGGAAGCATTACTGGGAGGTTGAGTTGGGGTCCAAACCCAAGTGGGACCTGGGCGTGGCTGCGGAGACCGTGGACAGGCACGCTCGTATCAAGCTAAGCCCAGAGAACGGTTACTGGACGATCCGGCTACGGAACGGAAACCAGTACTCGGCGGGCACCCAGCCGCCGTCGATGTTACGCCTGGTCTCCTCCCCTCAGAGGGTCGGGGTCTTCCTGGAGTGTGAGGAGCGACGAGTGTCCTTCTACAACGCTGATGATATGACTCTGATCTACCAGTTCACCAACGGGCCCAGAGGCAAGGTTTTCCCTTTCTTCAGTCCGTGCATAAGTGACGGTGACCAGAAGCCTCACCCTATCAAGCTCCTCCATCACCCCCCCGTCCCTTTGTCTGGCTAA
- the trim105 gene encoding tripartite motif containing 105 isoform X2, with translation MAAASPEGSLREDLTCVICCDLFREPVMLACMHHFCKPCITRYWRGTLSPVTCPQCRKEFSTKQFQTNYLVAAVVEKVRASTSDTQNLEKKVKEALESHRRRKEDIINIIRRDKDKMDTIKRVTADLQTRVCGEFRALRQILDDEETSALEQLKREQDEELMKVQQHLEPVEQALSELEENIRALEQASAATEKTILTELPQLRPYAPMDFAPEFDTNAFSIKYMAPLQYIIWRKMFKSLKPGPTPLTFDINTAHPSISLSADQTMAVEYDAGVKHKSNNNKRFLQCVNVLASQGFHLGKHYWEVELGSKPKWDLGVAAETVDRHARIKLSPENGYWTIRLRNGNQYSAGTQPPSMLRLVSSPQRVGVFLECEERRVSFYNADDMTLIYQFTNGPRGKVFPFFSPCISDGDQKPHPIKLLHHPPVPLSG, from the exons ATGGCTGCTGCGTCGCCTGAAGGCAGCTTACGGGAGGACCTGACGTGTGTCATATGTTGTGACCTGTTCCGAGAGCCTGTCATGTTGGCCTGCATGCACCACTTCTGCAAACCCTGCATCACAAGGTACTGGAGAGGGACTCTGAGCCCTGTGACCTGCCCACAGTGCCGCAAGGAATTCAGTACCAAGCAGTTTCAAACCAACTACCTTGTGGCTGCTGTGGTGGAGAAGGTCAGGGCCAGCACCTCCGACACTCAGAACCTAGAG AAAAAAGTAAAGGAGGCTTTGGAGAGTCACCGCCGGAGGAAGGAGGACATCATCAACATTATTcgcagagacaaagacaaaatgGATACCATAAAG AGAGTCACCGCAGATCTTCAGACTCGAGTCTGTGGGGAGTTCAGAGCTCTCCGTCAAATCTTGGATGATGAGGAGACCTCTGCACTGGAGCAGCTAAAGAGAGAACAGGATGAGGAATTGATGAAAGTCCAGCAGCACCTGGAGCCAGTTGAACAGGCCCTGAGTGAACTGGAGGAGAATATCAGGGCACTGGAACAGGCCAGCGCTGCCACAGAGAAAACCATACTGACTGAG CTCCCACAGCTAAG ACCATATGCACCGATGGATTTTGCCCCAGAGTTTGATACAAATGCTTTCAGCATCAAATACATGGCCCCGTTACAGTACATAATATGGAGAAAGATGTTCAAGTCTTTAAAACCAG GTCCCACGCCATTAACTTTTGATATCAACACAGCGCACCCAAGCATTAGCCTGTCTGCAGACCAAACCATGGCTGTCGAGTATGATGCAGGagtcaaacacaagtctaacAACAACAAGCGCTTCCTCCAGTGCGTCAATGTTCTGGCTTCCCAAGGCTTCCATTTGGGGAAGCATTACTGGGAGGTTGAGTTGGGGTCCAAACCCAAGTGGGACCTGGGCGTGGCTGCGGAGACCGTGGACAGGCACGCTCGTATCAAGCTAAGCCCAGAGAACGGTTACTGGACGATCCGGCTACGGAACGGAAACCAGTACTCGGCGGGCACCCAGCCGCCGTCGATGTTACGCCTGGTCTCCTCCCCTCAGAGGGTCGGGGTCTTCCTGGAGTGTGAGGAGCGACGAGTGTCCTTCTACAACGCTGATGATATGACTCTGATCTACCAGTTCACCAACGGGCCCAGAGGCAAGGTTTTCCCTTTCTTCAGTCCGTGCATAAGTGACGGTGACCAGAAGCCTCACCCTATCAAGCTCCTCCATCACCCCCCCGTCCCTTTGTCTGGCTAA